In the Bordetella genomosp. 10 genome, one interval contains:
- a CDS encoding ABC transporter permease, which translates to MSRFILSRLLRALALVALVVILNFLLVHSAPGDPVQTIAGTMGGMSEEAMAALRAQYGLDKPLVVQLGVYMAQVLRGDLGFSYFYNVPVTQLIAERVPATLLLVIASVVCATLAGTFLGVLSARKPNGLLSQAVTLVSLVGFAAPVFWIGIMLIILFASVWPIFPVSGMRAADATGQGWGDMLDVAWHLVLPTLTLSLIHLAQYSRLARASMLDVLGADYIRTARAKGLPEFWVLYKHALRNAVLPVVTLVGLQFGNVLAGAILVETVFNWPGLGRLAADAVLQRDYPTLLGILLFSSIVVVVMNQLTDLCYRLVDPRIKTS; encoded by the coding sequence ATGAGCCGCTTCATCCTGTCCCGGCTGCTGCGCGCCCTCGCGCTGGTCGCCCTGGTCGTGATCCTGAACTTCCTGCTGGTGCACAGCGCGCCGGGCGACCCGGTGCAGACGATCGCCGGGACGATGGGCGGCATGTCCGAAGAAGCAATGGCCGCGCTGCGCGCGCAGTACGGCCTGGACAAGCCGCTGGTCGTGCAACTGGGCGTCTATATGGCCCAGGTGCTGCGCGGCGACCTGGGCTTCTCCTATTTCTACAACGTGCCGGTCACGCAGCTCATCGCCGAGCGCGTGCCCGCCACGCTGCTGCTGGTGATCGCTTCCGTCGTCTGCGCCACGCTGGCCGGCACCTTCCTGGGCGTGCTGTCGGCGCGCAAGCCAAACGGCCTGCTGTCGCAGGCGGTGACGCTGGTTTCCCTGGTCGGCTTCGCGGCGCCGGTGTTCTGGATCGGCATCATGCTGATCATCCTGTTCGCCTCGGTATGGCCCATCTTTCCCGTCTCCGGCATGCGCGCCGCCGACGCCACGGGCCAGGGCTGGGGGGACATGCTGGACGTGGCCTGGCACCTGGTGCTGCCCACGCTCACGCTCAGCCTGATCCACCTGGCCCAGTACAGCCGGCTGGCGCGCGCGAGCATGCTGGACGTGCTGGGGGCCGACTATATACGCACGGCGCGGGCCAAGGGCCTGCCCGAGTTCTGGGTCCTGTACAAGCACGCCCTGCGCAACGCGGTGCTGCCGGTGGTCACGCTGGTGGGCCTGCAATTCGGCAACGTGCTGGCCGGCGCCATCCTGGTCGAGACCGTCTTCAACTGGCCGGGGCTGGGCCGCCTGGCGGCCGACGCCGTCCTCCAGCGCGACTACCCGACCCTGCTCGGCATCCTGTTGTTCTCCTCCATCGTGGTGGTGGTCATGAACCAGCTCACCGACCTCTGCTACCGGCTGGTCGATCCTCGCATCAAGACATCATGA
- a CDS encoding ABC transporter permease, which produces MNSAISPTAAPTPAPSHPLAEGLRIFLRNPTAVAGLLLLLAIVAVSVAGPWIMKADPFEIVAVPLTPPGTPDAWLGTDYMGRDVLVQLVYGGRATLLVGAVAALLSVLIGISIGAIAGFHGGAVENLLMRATEFFQVLPTLLFAMVVTTLFSPTLATVTVAIGIVSWPNTARLTRGEFLKFRDVEFVRAERTIGAGNARLIWRVILPNVLPPLIVSATLAVGSAILFQAGLSFLGLGDPNEMSWGLIIGGSRPYVLTSWWAVAFPGLAIFLTVLAVSLVGDGLNDALNPRMRER; this is translated from the coding sequence ATGAATAGCGCCATTTCCCCTACCGCCGCGCCCACGCCCGCGCCCTCGCATCCGCTTGCCGAAGGGTTGCGCATCTTCCTGCGCAATCCGACGGCGGTGGCCGGGCTCCTGCTGCTGCTGGCCATCGTGGCCGTCTCCGTCGCCGGTCCCTGGATCATGAAGGCCGATCCCTTCGAGATCGTCGCCGTCCCGCTCACGCCGCCCGGCACGCCCGACGCGTGGCTGGGCACCGACTACATGGGACGGGACGTGCTGGTGCAGCTCGTCTACGGCGGCCGCGCCACGCTGCTGGTCGGCGCCGTGGCCGCGCTGCTGTCCGTCCTCATCGGCATATCCATCGGCGCGATCGCGGGCTTCCACGGCGGCGCCGTCGAGAACCTGCTGATGCGCGCGACCGAGTTCTTCCAGGTGCTGCCCACGCTGCTGTTCGCCATGGTGGTCACCACGCTGTTCTCGCCCACCCTGGCCACCGTGACGGTCGCCATCGGCATCGTGAGCTGGCCGAACACGGCGCGCCTGACGCGCGGCGAATTCCTCAAGTTCCGCGACGTCGAGTTCGTGCGCGCCGAGCGCACCATCGGCGCCGGCAACGCGCGGCTGATCTGGCGCGTGATCCTGCCCAACGTGCTGCCGCCGCTCATCGTCTCGGCCACCCTGGCCGTGGGCAGCGCCATCCTGTTCCAGGCCGGCCTTTCCTTCCTGGGGCTGGGCGATCCCAACGAAATGAGCTGGGGGCTGATCATCGGCGGCAGCCGGCCCTACGTGCTGACCTCGTGGTGGGCGGTGGCCTTCCCCGGCCTGGCCATCTTCCTGACGGTGCTCGCGGTGAGCCTGGTCGGCGACGGCCTGAACGATGCCCTCAATCCCAGGATGCGGGAGCGCTGA
- a CDS encoding ABC transporter ATP-binding protein codes for MTTIPDASVNANAGAGDALLEVRDLRVAFHPRRGRAMVLNGVDFDVRRGETLCIVGESGCGKSMTALAILGLVPTPPGQIAGGEIRYDGRNLTALAPSAMRAIRGNRISMIFQEPMTSLNPVFTVGDQIGEPLRRHRGANARQAREQAVELLRAVGIPAPERRVREYPHQMSGGMRQRVMIAIALACEPDILIADEPTTALDVTVQAQIFDLLRDLQAKRGTSIVMITHDMGAVAEMADRVVVMYAGRIIEQGTTEQVLGAPRHPYTHGLIACLPELGASQAGERTVLPEIPGVVPSLWELGAGCAFRARCAQAMPRCGGEVPPMFTGAAGHGAACWLTEEEQ; via the coding sequence ATGACGACCATTCCCGATGCCAGCGTCAACGCCAACGCCGGCGCGGGCGACGCCTTGCTGGAGGTGCGCGACCTGCGCGTGGCCTTCCACCCCCGGCGCGGCCGCGCGATGGTGCTCAACGGCGTGGACTTCGACGTGCGGCGCGGCGAAACCCTGTGCATCGTGGGCGAATCCGGCTGCGGCAAGAGCATGACGGCGCTGGCCATCCTCGGCCTGGTGCCCACGCCGCCCGGCCAGATCGCGGGCGGGGAAATCCGCTACGACGGCCGCAACCTGACCGCGCTGGCGCCTTCCGCCATGCGCGCCATCCGGGGGAATCGCATCTCCATGATTTTCCAGGAACCCATGACCTCGCTGAATCCGGTCTTCACCGTTGGCGACCAGATCGGCGAGCCCCTGCGCCGCCATCGCGGCGCGAACGCGCGCCAGGCGCGCGAGCAGGCGGTCGAGCTGCTGCGCGCCGTCGGCATTCCGGCGCCGGAGCGACGCGTGCGCGAATATCCCCACCAGATGTCGGGCGGCATGCGGCAACGCGTGATGATCGCCATCGCGCTTGCCTGCGAACCCGACATCCTGATCGCCGACGAGCCTACCACCGCGCTGGACGTCACGGTGCAGGCGCAGATCTTCGACCTGCTGCGCGACCTGCAGGCCAAGCGCGGCACGTCCATCGTGATGATCACCCACGACATGGGCGCCGTCGCCGAAATGGCCGACCGCGTGGTCGTCATGTACGCCGGCCGCATCATTGAGCAAGGCACGACGGAACAGGTGCTCGGCGCGCCGCGCCATCCCTATACCCACGGCCTGATCGCCTGTCTGCCCGAACTCGGCGCCAGCCAGGCCGGCGAGCGGACGGTGTTGCCGGAGATCCCCGGCGTCGTGCCCTCGCTGTGGGAGCTGGGCGCGGGCTGCGCCTTCCGCGCCCGCTGCGCACAGGCCATGCCCCGTTGCGGGGGCGAGGTGCCGCCCATGTTCACCGGCGCCGCGGGCCATGGCGCCGCGTGCTGGCTCACGGAGGAAGAACAATGA
- a CDS encoding ABC transporter ATP-binding protein — translation MTALQAAPMPAPAPGATPAQAAATPPTVPAAPDAAPATPPLLTVTDLKVHYPRPREGWRRPAEVVRAVDGVSFEVRRGTTLAVVGESGSGKTTTALALMRLAPITEGSVRLGVTDLSLINGETLREARRRIQIIFQDPYSSLNPRQRVGDAVRAPLDLMRIGAPAERAARVDELFAAVGLRPEQQRLFPHQFSGGQRQRINIARALASKPELVVCDEPVSALDVAIRAQILNLLARLQREQDLTYLFISHDMAVVEHICDEIAVMYLGQIIERAPRRAFFARPLHPYSVALLSAVPTVDGGRRRAARRIMLHGEPPSPIAPPPGCRFSVRCPVATPRCRQEEPPLRKVAADYWVRCHLVTTDGDHPAGPLAAPA, via the coding sequence ATGACCGCCTTGCAAGCCGCTCCCATGCCGGCGCCTGCGCCGGGGGCCACACCGGCGCAGGCGGCCGCCACGCCGCCCACCGTCCCGGCCGCGCCCGACGCCGCTCCCGCCACCCCGCCCCTGCTTACCGTCACGGACCTGAAGGTGCACTATCCGCGCCCGCGCGAGGGCTGGCGGCGCCCGGCCGAAGTCGTGCGCGCCGTCGACGGCGTCTCCTTCGAAGTGCGCCGGGGCACCACGCTGGCCGTCGTGGGCGAGTCCGGCTCGGGCAAGACCACCACCGCGCTGGCCCTCATGCGCCTGGCGCCCATTACGGAAGGCAGCGTCCGCCTGGGCGTCACCGACCTCAGCCTGATCAACGGCGAGACCCTGCGCGAGGCGCGGCGCCGCATCCAGATCATTTTCCAGGATCCCTACTCCTCGCTGAACCCGCGCCAGCGCGTCGGCGACGCCGTGCGCGCGCCGCTGGACCTGATGCGGATCGGCGCCCCCGCGGAGCGCGCCGCCCGCGTCGACGAACTCTTCGCGGCGGTCGGCCTGCGGCCGGAGCAGCAGCGCCTGTTCCCGCACCAGTTCTCCGGCGGCCAGCGCCAGCGCATCAACATCGCGCGCGCCCTGGCCAGCAAGCCGGAACTGGTGGTCTGCGACGAGCCGGTATCGGCGCTGGACGTCGCCATCCGCGCCCAGATCCTGAACCTGCTGGCGCGCCTGCAGCGCGAGCAGGACCTGACCTATCTCTTCATCTCCCACGATATGGCGGTGGTGGAGCATATCTGCGACGAGATCGCCGTCATGTACCTGGGGCAGATCATCGAGCGCGCCCCGCGCCGCGCCTTCTTCGCGCGGCCGCTGCATCCCTACAGCGTCGCGCTGCTGTCGGCCGTGCCGACCGTGGACGGCGGACGCCGCCGCGCCGCCCGCCGCATCATGCTGCACGGAGAGCCGCCCAGCCCCATCGCGCCGCCGCCCGGCTGCCGCTTCTCGGTCCGCTGTCCCGTGGCCACGCCCCGCTGCCGGCAGGAGGAACCGCCTTTGCGCAAGGTGGCGGCCGACTACTGGGTGCGCTGCCATCTGGTGACGACGGACGGCGACCATCCCGCCGGGCCGCTGGCCGCGCCGGCCTGA
- a CDS encoding amidohydrolase, translated as MSSIKIYRARKIITMNRSAPAATHVAVREGRILAVGSAEDAAAWGAGDADARYADHVLMPGLVEGHSHLMAGSLWRYPFVGFHPRTAPDGKRWEGCTDFNAVVQRLRAIEQAMPPGNEPLLAWGFDPIFFGDARMTARDLDQVSATRPIAILHASQHLMNVNTPMLALAGIDADTDIEGIVRDAAGNPSGELQEFAAMFPVNRAIGNAFRLSGMSLEGLRNFGQIARLAGVTTATDLVNDLSEDSLNGLLAATTEAGYPCRVVPAFNSPFGGLTLDESIARVREAALRSHDKLRLGAIKIVADGSIQGFTARVRWPGYYNGAPNGIWILPPDELRARILGFHKAGLQMHIHVNGDEATEVVIDALEAALTAHPRPDHRHTLQHCQMADAAQFRRMAALGLCVNLFANHIYYWGDAHHALTMGPDRANRMDACGTALAHGVPMAMHSDAPITPLGPLFTAWCAVNRRTSSGRLLGEAERITVAQALHAITLGAAYTLKMDDRIGSIEVGKHADFCVMEDDPETVDPAALKDVRIAGTVVGGEPTLGLAGEARP; from the coding sequence ATGTCTTCAATCAAGATCTACCGCGCCCGCAAGATAATCACGATGAACCGCTCGGCGCCCGCCGCCACGCACGTCGCCGTGCGCGAGGGACGCATCCTGGCGGTGGGATCGGCCGAGGACGCGGCGGCCTGGGGCGCCGGCGACGCCGACGCGCGCTATGCCGACCACGTCCTCATGCCCGGCCTGGTCGAAGGCCACAGCCACCTGATGGCGGGCAGCCTGTGGCGCTATCCCTTCGTCGGCTTCCACCCGCGCACCGCGCCCGACGGCAAGCGATGGGAGGGCTGCACGGACTTCAATGCGGTGGTCCAGCGCCTGCGCGCCATCGAGCAGGCCATGCCGCCCGGCAACGAGCCCCTGCTGGCGTGGGGCTTCGATCCCATCTTCTTCGGCGACGCGCGCATGACGGCGCGCGACCTGGACCAGGTCTCGGCCACGCGCCCCATCGCCATCCTGCACGCCAGCCAGCACCTGATGAACGTCAACACGCCCATGCTGGCCCTGGCCGGCATCGACGCCGACACGGACATCGAAGGCATCGTGCGCGACGCCGCGGGCAATCCCAGCGGGGAACTGCAGGAGTTCGCCGCGATGTTCCCGGTGAACCGCGCCATCGGCAACGCGTTCCGCCTGAGCGGCATGTCGTTGGAGGGCTTGCGCAACTTCGGCCAGATCGCCCGCCTGGCCGGCGTCACCACCGCCACCGACCTGGTCAACGACCTGTCCGAGGACAGCCTGAACGGCCTGCTGGCGGCGACCACCGAAGCCGGCTATCCCTGCCGCGTGGTGCCCGCCTTCAACAGCCCGTTCGGCGGCCTGACGCTGGACGAGAGCATCGCCCGCGTGCGCGAGGCGGCGCTGCGCAGCCACGACAAGCTGCGCCTCGGCGCCATCAAGATCGTGGCCGACGGCTCCATCCAGGGCTTCACCGCCCGGGTGCGCTGGCCCGGTTACTACAACGGCGCGCCCAACGGCATCTGGATATTGCCGCCCGACGAACTCAGGGCCCGCATCCTCGGCTTCCACAAGGCGGGCCTGCAGATGCACATCCACGTCAACGGCGACGAGGCCACCGAGGTCGTCATCGACGCGCTGGAAGCGGCGCTCACGGCGCATCCGCGTCCCGACCACCGGCACACGCTGCAGCACTGCCAGATGGCCGACGCCGCGCAGTTCCGCCGCATGGCGGCGCTGGGCCTGTGCGTCAATCTCTTCGCCAATCACATCTACTACTGGGGCGACGCCCATCACGCCCTGACCATGGGCCCGGATCGCGCCAACCGCATGGACGCCTGCGGCACCGCCCTGGCCCACGGCGTTCCCATGGCCATGCATTCGGACGCGCCCATCACGCCGCTGGGGCCGCTGTTCACCGCCTGGTGCGCGGTCAACCGGCGCACGTCCTCGGGCCGCCTGCTGGGCGAGGCCGAGCGCATCACGGTGGCGCAGGCGCTGCACGCGATCACGCTGGGCGCGGCCTACACCTTGAAGATGGACGACCGCATCGGGTCCATCGAAGTGGGCAAGCACGCGGATTTCTGCGTGATGGAAGACGACCCCGAGACCGTGGACCCGGCCGCGCTGAAGGACGTGCGCATCGCCGGGACCGTGGTGGGCGGCGAACCCACCCTGGGCCTGGCCGGCGAGGCGCGGCCATGA
- a CDS encoding CobW family GTP-binding protein, whose translation MTPAGGAAPAAARPRIPLTVIGGFLGAGKTTLLNRLLSRWRDRRCAILVNDFGAINIDAELVDKRDETLISLANGCVCCQIGDDLGDALMRVLALDPAPGHIVIETSGVSDPWRVAQVGLADPALALDSVIVLVDARAAPDQDADPLLRDMLRRQLAGADLLVVNKCDGMSGAEMDALRDWLDHAAPGTPRFETVHAAVPDVLLSDPGLDDEGGQTGRQRRRGIDAGESGKAGEAEGAEEGDVDEAGEADGPAHGYVFEHWRFDTPHALDAERLRALLRDMPVGVLRLKGLVRTDRNPAAVIQFAGRHGSLRAAPAQIAAGARGAGRRAGRIVAIGLRGQLPREALARALQAATVVDLSGMFSPAAVN comes from the coding sequence ATGACGCCGGCCGGCGGCGCCGCGCCCGCCGCCGCGCGGCCGCGCATCCCCCTGACGGTGATCGGCGGCTTCCTGGGCGCGGGCAAGACCACCTTGCTCAACCGGCTGCTCTCGCGCTGGCGGGACCGGCGCTGCGCCATCCTGGTCAACGATTTCGGCGCCATCAATATCGACGCCGAACTGGTCGACAAGCGGGACGAGACCCTGATCAGCCTCGCCAACGGCTGCGTCTGCTGCCAGATCGGCGACGACCTGGGCGACGCCCTGATGCGCGTGCTGGCGCTCGACCCGGCGCCCGGGCATATCGTCATCGAAACCAGCGGCGTCTCCGACCCCTGGCGGGTCGCGCAGGTGGGCCTGGCCGATCCGGCGCTGGCGCTGGACAGCGTCATCGTGCTGGTCGACGCGCGGGCGGCGCCGGACCAGGACGCCGATCCGCTGCTGCGCGATATGCTGCGCCGCCAACTGGCCGGCGCGGACCTGCTGGTGGTCAACAAATGCGACGGGATGTCGGGCGCCGAGATGGACGCGCTGCGGGACTGGCTGGACCATGCCGCGCCCGGCACGCCGCGCTTCGAGACCGTGCACGCCGCCGTGCCGGACGTCCTGCTGTCCGACCCCGGGCTCGACGACGAGGGCGGACAAACAGGCCGGCAGCGGCGTCGCGGCATCGACGCGGGAGAATCAGGCAAGGCGGGGGAAGCGGAGGGAGCGGAGGAAGGAGACGTGGACGAGGCAGGCGAGGCGGACGGCCCGGCCCACGGCTATGTCTTCGAACATTGGCGCTTCGATACGCCGCACGCCCTGGACGCGGAGCGCCTGCGCGCCCTGCTGCGCGACATGCCGGTGGGCGTGCTGCGGCTCAAGGGCCTGGTGCGCACCGACCGCAATCCGGCGGCGGTGATCCAGTTCGCCGGCCGCCACGGCTCGCTGCGCGCGGCGCCGGCGCAGATCGCCGCCGGTGCGCGCGGCGCCGGGAGACGCGCGGGCCGGATCGTGGCCATCGGCCTGCGCGGCCAGCTTCCGCGCGAGGCCCTGGCGCGCGCCTTGCAGGCGGCGACGGTCGTGGACCTGTCCGGCATGTTCAGTCCCGCCGCCGTCAACTGA
- a CDS encoding SDR family oxidoreductase, whose amino-acid sequence MESRTLNDTVFITGATSGFGAATARCFAGRGWNVIATGRRADRLRELADELGPNVHTVTMDVRDRESVRAAIESLPADAGRLRALVNNAGLALGTTPAQACSLDDWDTMVDTNIKGVLYATRLLLPRLIEYGAGAGIANLGSIAGNWPYPGSHVYGASKAFVRQFSLNLRCDLQGTGVRVTNIEPGLSESEFSLVRFAGDQAKYDAVYRGAHPLQPEDIAETVYWVLNRPAHVNINSLEIMPVTQAWSNFAIDRGEGR is encoded by the coding sequence ATGGAATCACGAACCTTGAACGATACCGTCTTCATTACCGGCGCGACGTCCGGTTTCGGCGCCGCGACGGCGCGCTGCTTCGCCGGCCGCGGCTGGAACGTGATCGCCACCGGCCGCCGCGCCGACCGCCTGCGGGAATTGGCCGACGAACTCGGTCCCAACGTGCATACCGTGACGATGGACGTGCGCGACAGGGAAAGCGTGCGCGCCGCCATCGAGTCGCTGCCCGCGGACGCCGGGCGCCTGCGCGCGCTGGTCAACAACGCCGGCCTGGCGCTGGGCACGACGCCGGCCCAGGCGTGCTCGCTGGACGACTGGGACACCATGGTCGATACCAACATCAAGGGCGTGCTCTACGCCACGCGCCTGCTGCTGCCGCGCCTGATCGAATACGGCGCCGGGGCGGGCATCGCGAACCTCGGTTCCATCGCCGGCAACTGGCCCTATCCGGGCAGCCACGTCTATGGCGCGAGCAAGGCCTTCGTCAGGCAGTTCTCGCTGAACCTGCGCTGCGATCTGCAGGGGACCGGCGTGCGGGTCACCAACATCGAGCCGGGCCTGAGCGAAAGCGAGTTTTCCCTGGTGCGCTTCGCCGGCGACCAGGCCAAGTACGACGCGGTGTATCGCGGCGCCCATCCCTTGCAGCCGGAGGACATCGCCGAGACGGTCTACTGGGTGCTGAACCGCCCCGCGCACGTCAATATCAACAGCCTGGAGATCATGCCGGTGACGCAGGCATGGAGCAATTTCGCGATCGACCGGGGCGAAGGCCGATAG
- a CDS encoding sulfite exporter TauE/SafE family protein — protein MSTAVLLAWASAIVFVAGIVRGLTGFGFAALSVVGLAFLLPVREAVPAVLCLEVCASLALLPKCWRRVDWRLSRPLLLAALCGVPAGLFGLTRVDGHAMTLAVYVLIGALAVLGLARVRLPVSGGPSGAWVVGGATGALLAAFSVGGPLVAAWMAHAGTKADRMRATLVLFFGAIDLASVAAMAATGNLGAQTPLRVALLLPCTYAGLWIGEYLFARVAAERVVAYVQWLLLALALMGLYSVLAA, from the coding sequence ATGAGTACCGCGGTATTGCTGGCCTGGGCCAGCGCGATCGTGTTCGTCGCCGGCATCGTGCGGGGCTTGACGGGTTTCGGCTTCGCCGCCTTGTCGGTGGTCGGGCTGGCTTTCCTGCTGCCCGTGCGCGAGGCGGTGCCGGCGGTGCTGTGCCTGGAGGTCTGCGCCAGCCTGGCGCTGCTGCCCAAGTGCTGGCGCCGCGTGGACTGGCGGCTGTCCCGTCCGCTGCTGCTGGCGGCGCTGTGCGGCGTGCCGGCCGGCCTGTTCGGCCTGACGCGCGTGGACGGCCACGCGATGACGCTGGCCGTCTACGTGCTGATCGGCGCGCTGGCCGTGCTGGGCCTGGCGCGGGTGCGACTGCCCGTCAGCGGCGGACCGTCCGGCGCATGGGTGGTCGGCGGCGCCACGGGCGCGCTGCTGGCAGCGTTTTCGGTGGGCGGACCGCTGGTGGCGGCCTGGATGGCACATGCGGGAACCAAGGCCGACCGCATGCGGGCGACGCTGGTGCTGTTCTTCGGCGCCATCGACCTCGCCAGCGTGGCGGCGATGGCGGCCACGGGCAACCTCGGCGCGCAGACGCCCTTGCGCGTGGCGCTGCTGCTACCCTGCACGTATGCCGGCTTGTGGATAGGCGAATACCTGTTCGCCCGCGTGGCGGCCGAGCGGGTGGTGGCCTACGTGCAATGGCTGCTGTTGGCGCTGGCCTTGATGGGGCTGTATAGCGTCCTTGCCGCCTGA